A single region of the Hemitrygon akajei unplaced genomic scaffold, sHemAka1.3 Scf000135, whole genome shotgun sequence genome encodes:
- the LOC140723777 gene encoding uncharacterized protein — translation MAHQLIHTRERPFTCSDCGKGFTKASKLKVHQRVHTGERPFTCSDCGKGFTCSSQLKVHQRVHTGERPFTCSDCGKKFSCSSQLKVHQRVHTGERPFICSDCGKGFTLSTKLKVHQRFHTGERPFTCSNCGMGFTCSSNLKVHQSVHTRERPFTCSDCGKGFTQSSKLKIHQRVHTGERPFTCSDCGKGFARSSQVKVHQRVHTGERPFTCSDCGKGFTQSSTLIAHQRVHNREWLFTCSDCGKGFTSSSQLKVHQRVHSGERPFTCSECGKGFSQSSNLQAHQSVHTGERPFTCSVCGKGFTRSYKLKVHQRVHTGERPFTCSDCGKGFIQSSTLIEHQRVHTGERPFTCTDCGKGFTSSSQLKEHHRVHTGEKPFTCSECGKGFTQSSHLQAHRSVHTGERPYTCLDCGKGFASSSQLQRHQRVHTG, via the coding sequence atggctcaccagctaattcacaccagggagcggccattcacctgctcagactgtgggaagggattcactaaagcATCTAAacttaaggtacatcagcgagttcacactggagagaggccgtttacctgctcagactgtgggaagggattcacttgctcatctcagctgaaggtacatcaaagagttcacactggagagaggccgtttacctgctcagactgtgggaaaaaaTTCAGttgctcatctcaactgaaggtacatcaacgagtccacactggggagagaccattcatctgctcagactgtgggaagggattcactctgtcaactaaactgaaggtacatcagagatttcacactggagagaggccattcacctgctcaaactgtgggatgggattcacttgctcatctaatctGAAGGTACACCAGTCTGTTCACACGAGAGAGAgaccgtttacctgctcagactgtgggaagggattcactcagtcatctaaactgaagatacatcagagagttcacactggagagaggccattcacctgctcagactgtgggaagggattcgctcggtcatctcaagtgaaggtacatcagcgagttcacactggagagaggccattcacttgctcagactgtgggaagggattcactcagtcatccaccttaattgctcaccagcgagttcacaacagggagtggctgttcacctgctcggactgtgggaagggattcacttcatcatctcaactgaaggtacatcagcgagttcactctggggagaggccattcacctgctcagagtgtgggaaaggattcagtcagtcatccaacctacaagcacaccagtcagttcacacaggggagaggccattcacctgctcagtgtgtgggaagggattcactcggtcatataaactgaaggtacatcagcgagttcacactggagagaggccgttcacctgctctgactgtgggaagggattcattcagtcatccaccctaatagaacaccagcgagttcacactggggagagaccattcacctgcacggactgtgggaagggattcacttcgtcatctcaactgaaggaacatcatcgagttcacactggggagaagccattcacctgctcagagtgtgggaaaggattcactcagtcatcccacctgcaagcgcaccggtcagttcacactggggagagaccgtacacctgcttagactgtgggaagggattcgcttcgtcatctcaactacagagacaccagcgagttcacactgggtag